ACGCGGGCCAGGCCCACGCCCTCGTGCGGCAGCGCCGCGAAGGAGAACGCGCGGTCGGGCGAGGCGACGTTCATCATGATCTTCATGCCGACCTCGGGCATGTTGCTCAGCTCGACGCGGTTCACGCGGAACGCGAGGCGGCCCTCGTACACGAAGCCGGTGTCGCCCTCGGCGCAGGACACCGTGACCTCCTGCCCGCTGCGCAGCTCACGGGTGGCGTTCCCGGTGCCGACCACGGCCGGAATGCCGAGTTCGCGGGCGATGATCGCCGCGTGGCAGGTGCGCCCACCGCGGTTCGTGACGATGGCCGAGGCGCGTTTCATGACGGGTTCCCAGTCCGGGTCGGTCATGTCCGCGACCAGCACGTCGCCGTCCTGCACGCTGTCCATCTGCGACACGTCCCGCACGACCCGCACGACGCCCGCCCCGATGCGGTTCCCGACCGCGCGGCCCTCCACGAGCACCGGGCCCTTCCCAGTCAGTTCGAAGCGTTCCAGGGTCTTGCCGGTGCGGCTCTGCACCGTCTCCGGGCGCGCCTGCAGGATGTAGATCAGGCCGTCGCGGCCGTCCTTGCCCCACTCGATGTCCATGGGGCGGCCGTAATGGTTCTCGATGGTCACGCACTGCCGCGCGAGCTCCGTGAGGTCCTCATCGGACAGGCTGAACGCCCGCTGCTGCTCGGTGGGCACGTCCACGGTCTGCACGCCGCCTTCCGGGGCGTACTCCATCCGCTTCTGCTTGCTGCCCAGCGTGCGGCGCAGGATCGCCTTGCGGCCCGCGTTCAGGGCGGGTTTGTACACGAAGAACTCGTCCGGGTTCACGGCTCCCTGCACGACCATCTCGCCCAGCCCGTACGAACTGGTCACGAGGACCGCGTCGCGGTACCCGCTCTCGGTATCCAGCGTGAACGCCACGCCGGACGCGCCCAGATCACTGCGGACCATGCGCTGCACGCCGGCCGACAGGGCCACCTCGCTGTGCGCGAAGCCGTGGTGCACGCGGTAGCTGATGGCGCGGTCGTTGTACAGACTGGCGAACACCAGCCGCACGTGATGCAGCACGCTGTCGATGCCGCGCACGTTCAGGAACGTCTCCTGCTGCCCGGCGAAGCTCGCCTCGGGCAGGTCCTCGGCGGTGGCGCTGGAGCGCACGGCCACGTCCGGCTCGGTACCGCCGGACTCGGCGGTCATCGCAGCGTACGCGTCGCGGATCGCCCCTTCCAGCGCAGCGGGGAGGGTGGCGGCCTCGACCTGCGCGCGGATCTCGCGGCCCGCCTGCGCCAGCGCCACGACGTCATTCACGTCCAGGGCGGTCAGGCGGGCATTGATGCTCTCCTCGATCTGGTTCTCCTGAAGGAACAGCCGGAAGGCGTCAGCGGTGGTGGCAAAACCCCCAGGCACGCGCACGCCGGCCCCCGAGAGGCCCTGGATGAGTTCACCCAGCGAGGCGTTCTTCCCACCGACGATCTCCACGTCGGTCATCCTTAGTGTATCGAAGACGCGAATCATATCCATTGGTTTTCACCGTTCCTGCGAAGATCCAGCGCACTGGAAAGGGGCGAATTAGTGTGTCCTGCTCCCCCCACCTTACCGGACGCCGCTCCCCCGCGCAGCCACCCACCGGGTAACACCCGGCCATACGTCCAGACAGCCCGAACCCGGCAGGACCCACCCGCCCCCGCATGTCACGCTGAACCCATGCCTGAACCCCGCACCGTCGTGATCGTCAGCGACCACACCGGCCTCACCGCCGAGAACATGGCCCGCGCCCTCCTCGCCCACTTCCCCAGCCAGCCTCTACGCTACCTGCGCCGTCCCTTCACCGCCGATCATCAGGCTGCCCGCGCCGTCTGCCGCGAAGTCACCGCCCTGCACGACCGCGGCGAACACCCCATCATCTTCACCACCGTCACCCAACCCGACGTCCTGCACGAACTCCAGACCGCACCTGCCGAGGTCTTCGACCTCCTCGGCCCAGGCCTGAGCACCCTGGAGACGCAGTTCGGCACACCCGCCGTCCGCCAGATCGGCCGGCACCACGACATGCACGACAGCGAAGCGTACCTCTCCCGCATGGACGCCCTCGACTTCGCGCTCGCCACCGACGACGGCATCGGCGACAAACAGTACGGCCTGAGCGACGTCATCCTGGTGGGCGTCTCCCGCGCCGGCAAGACCCCCACCAGCCTCTTCCTCGCCCTCCAGCACGGCGTCCGCGCCAGCAACTACCCCCTCGCCGAGGACGACTTCGACCGCACCGGCCTCCCCATCCCCCTCGAACCGCACCGACACAAACTCCACGGCCTCACCATCGACCCGCGCCGCCTCCACGCGATCCGCACCCAGCGCAAACCCGGCAGCCGCTACGCCAGCCTCGAACAGTGCGAACACGAGGTCCGCCGCGCCGAACGCCTCTTCCAGCGCGCGGGCATTCCAGTCCGCGACACCACCAGCGCCAGCGTCGAGGAGATCGCCGCCGCCATCCTCAGCGCCCTGCGCGCCAGTCAGTAAACCCAGCCAATAAACAACGCGGCCGGGGGTTCCGGCTGCACGCCCGGAACCCCCAGAGTCAGAGAAAACGCAAGAAGACGAAAGAGAAGACGCTGAAGAAGACGAAAGAGAAGACAAGCTGGAAAACGAATCAGGAAGACGCTGGAGAAGACGCTCGACTCAAAACCGCGAACGAAGAAGGTGAAGTTATTTGGTGTTGCTGGCTGGCCCTTGACCAGTGATACAGCAGTCAAGTTCAGTATGGAGATCGGGCGCAGCCTTGACCTGTGTTAGTAGGAACAAGACAAGAATAACGCTACGTCCAAAAATACT
This DNA window, taken from Deinococcus radiotolerans, encodes the following:
- the ppsA gene encoding phosphoenolpyruvate synthase — encoded protein: MDMIRVFDTLRMTDVEIVGGKNASLGELIQGLSGAGVRVPGGFATTADAFRLFLQENQIEESINARLTALDVNDVVALAQAGREIRAQVEAATLPAALEGAIRDAYAAMTAESGGTEPDVAVRSSATAEDLPEASFAGQQETFLNVRGIDSVLHHVRLVFASLYNDRAISYRVHHGFAHSEVALSAGVQRMVRSDLGASGVAFTLDTESGYRDAVLVTSSYGLGEMVVQGAVNPDEFFVYKPALNAGRKAILRRTLGSKQKRMEYAPEGGVQTVDVPTEQQRAFSLSDEDLTELARQCVTIENHYGRPMDIEWGKDGRDGLIYILQARPETVQSRTGKTLERFELTGKGPVLVEGRAVGNRIGAGVVRVVRDVSQMDSVQDGDVLVADMTDPDWEPVMKRASAIVTNRGGRTCHAAIIARELGIPAVVGTGNATRELRSGQEVTVSCAEGDTGFVYEGRLAFRVNRVELSNMPEVGMKIMMNVASPDRAFSFAALPHEGVGLARVEFICSNVIGIHPRALLDYPNVPDDVRAQIEDRTAGYASPRDFFREKLAEGVASIAAAFAPKPVIVRLSDFKSNEYAHLIGGPAYEPTEENPMIGFRGASRYRSADFAAAFALECEAIKSVRDDMGLTNVQVMIPFVRTVGEAKQIIEILGRNGLKRGENGLKIIMMCEIPSNAILADQFLEHFDGFSIGSNDLTQLTLALDRDSGLVADLFDEQNEAVLALMSQAIQAAKRAGKYVGICGQGPSDHPALAQWLMEQGIDSVSLNPDSVLGTWLHLAGESVPA
- a CDS encoding pyruvate, water dikinase regulatory protein, whose product is MPEPRTVVIVSDHTGLTAENMARALLAHFPSQPLRYLRRPFTADHQAARAVCREVTALHDRGEHPIIFTTVTQPDVLHELQTAPAEVFDLLGPGLSTLETQFGTPAVRQIGRHHDMHDSEAYLSRMDALDFALATDDGIGDKQYGLSDVILVGVSRAGKTPTSLFLALQHGVRASNYPLAEDDFDRTGLPIPLEPHRHKLHGLTIDPRRLHAIRTQRKPGSRYASLEQCEHEVRRAERLFQRAGIPVRDTTSASVEEIAAAILSALRASQ